In Lemur catta isolate mLemCat1 chromosome 1, mLemCat1.pri, whole genome shotgun sequence, one DNA window encodes the following:
- the PGLYRP2 gene encoding N-acetylmuramoyl-L-alanine amidase: protein MSPGSWNPAMTVQGILWILLRSLLWPEPGTASLPMSMDSVIQVLMEIEQKAPATEPSHTTSAWMLSVQSSGPHSHFYHFLLGAQSFNAAKLGPYPLSPELQGLAEEVSQHGVWGGQEFGVVLAPDGSTVAVEPLLAGLEAGLQGRRVVNLPLHSTAAPPDAEASFPDVGATAPDVIAISPGLRSASPDVTSADVGAYSSPDARTPDVPASLADAKAESPATIDSLLAVTVARNLGLTFLQFPQTQSRPGLGTEGCWDKLSEPRIFTLLDPKASLLTVAFLNGALDGVLLGNYLSQTPEPRPPLSSLLRQYYGSGVSGDPGLRSNFRRQNGAALISATTLVQQVWGALALLQKLEPVHPQIQGMSQEQLAQVATYAAKEFTEAFLGCPAIHPRCRWGAAPYRGSPKPLQLPLGFLYVHHTYVPAPPCTDFAHCAANMRSMQRFHQDTKGWDDIGYSFVVGSDGYVYQGRGWDWVGAHTLSHNHLGFGVAFVGNYTAALPTEAALRTVRDVLPSCAVRAGLLRPDYTLLGHRQLVRTDCPGDALFHLLSTWPHFKATVKPRTARRTSQRSRRELPAMILPTTDPQ from the exons ATGTCCCCTGGAAGCTGGAACCCCGCAATGACGGTCCAGGGTATCCTCTGGATTCTGCTCAGATCGCTGCTGTGGCCGGAGCCAGGGACAG CTTCTCTGCCTATGAGTATGGACTCTGTCATCCAGGTCCTGATGGAGATCGAGCAGAAGGCACCAGCAACGGAGCCCAGCCACACCACCTCTGCATGGATGCTGTCAGTCCAGAGCTCTGGCCCCCACAGTCACTTCTACCACTTCCTGCTAGGGGCACAGAGCTTCAATGCTGCCAAGCTGGGTCCCTACCCGCTAAGCCCAGAGCTGCAAGGCCTGGCCGAGGAGGTATCCCAACATGGTGTATGGGGCGGGCAGGAATTCGGGGTTGTGCTGGCACCTGATGGCTCAACCGTGGCCGTGGAGCCCCTGTTGGcggggctggaggcagggctgcaggggcgCAGGGTCGTGAACTTGCCCTTGCACAGCACAGCTGCCCCTCCAGATGCAGAAGCCTCCTTTCCAGATGTTGGAGCCACCGCTCCAGATGTAATAGCCATCTCCCCAGGACTCaggagtgcttccccagatgtcACCTCTGCAGATGTTGGAGCCTACTCTTCTCCAGATGCCAGAACTCCAGATGTCCCAGCATCCTTGGCAGATGCCAAAGCCGAGTCTCCGGCTACTATAGACAGCCTCCTAGCAGTCACCGTGGCCAGAAACCTGGGCCTGACCTTCCTCCAGTTCCCCCAGACCCAGAGCCGTCCAGGTCTGGGAACGGAGGGTTGCTGGGACAAGCTCTCTGAGCCCCGGATCTTTACACTCCTGGACCCCAAGGCATCATTGCTCACCGTGGCCTTCCTCAACGGTGCCCTGGATGGGGTCCTCCTTGGAAACTACCTGAGCCAGACCCCTGAGCCCCGGCCACCTCTCAGCAGCCTGCTGCGCCAGTACTACGGATCTGGGGTGTCTGGAGACCCAGGGCTCCGCAGCAACTTCCGACGGCAGAACGGGGCTGCTTTAATTTCGGCCACCACCCTGGTCCAGCAGGTGTGGGGGGCCCTTGCCCTGCTACAGAAGCTGGAGCCAGTACACCCCCAAATACAAGGCATGAGCCAAGAACAGCTGGCCCAGGTGGCCACCTATGCTGCCAAGGAGTTCACTGAGGCCTTCCTGG GATGCCCCGCCATCCACCCCCGCTGTCGCTGGGGAGCAGCGCCGTATCGGGGCAGCCCAAAGCCACTGCAGCTGCCGCTCGGGTTCCTGTACGTACATCACACGTACGTGCCCGCACCACCCTGCACGGACTTCGCGCACTGCGCAGCCAACATGCGCTCCATGCAGCGCTTCCACCAGGACACGAAGGGATGGGATGACATCGGCTACAG TTTCGTGGTGGGCTCCGACGGCTACGTGTACCAGGGCCGCGGCTGGGACTGGGTGGGCGCGCACACGCTCAGCCACAACCACCTCGGCTTCGGCGTGGCCTTCGTGGGCAACTACACGGCGGCGCTGCCCACCGAGGCCGCGCTGCGCACGGTGCGCGACGTGCTCCCGAGTTGCGCAGTGCGCGCCGGCCTCCTGCGGCCAGACTACACGCTGCTGGGCCACCGCCAGCTTGTGCGCACCGACTGCCCCGGCGACGCGCTCTTCCACCTGTTGAGCACCTGGCCGCACTTCAAAGCG ACTGTGAAGCCAAGAACTGCCAGGAGGACCTCTCAGAGGTCCAGGAGGGAGCTGCCTGCCATGATCCTGCCAACCACAGACCCCCAATAA